From one Pseudomonas sp. B21-048 genomic stretch:
- a CDS encoding acyltransferase codes for MLDFLPAPLRGVIASLLLALNTILLCSFLFCVALFKALPFALTQRIARWLMSHTHEAWISNNKGWMNLVCRTRWHISGLQGLDYQHSYLITSNHQSWVDIMVLQYVLNRRIRPLKFFLKQQLIWVPVIGLAWWALGFPFMKRYSKAYLEKHPEKKGKDLETTRKTCDKFRNNPVGIFNFVEGTRFTKGKHVQQGSPFRYLLKPKAGGIAFVLDAMGDQLESIVNVTIHYPAGRPGYWDLLCGNVKDVVVHFQELKIPPQFVGKNYDQDGVYRLEFQGWINQLWNDKDALLGQMHREYPSN; via the coding sequence ATGCTGGATTTTCTCCCTGCCCCCCTGCGCGGCGTGATCGCCTCGTTGTTGTTGGCGCTGAACACGATATTGCTGTGTTCGTTTCTTTTCTGCGTGGCGCTTTTCAAGGCGTTGCCATTCGCCCTCACCCAGCGCATCGCGCGCTGGCTGATGAGCCATACCCATGAAGCCTGGATCAGCAACAACAAAGGCTGGATGAATCTAGTCTGCCGCACACGCTGGCACATCAGCGGTCTGCAAGGCCTCGACTATCAGCACTCGTACCTAATCACCAGCAACCACCAGAGCTGGGTCGACATCATGGTGTTGCAGTACGTGCTCAACCGCCGCATCCGCCCGCTGAAGTTTTTCCTCAAACAGCAACTGATCTGGGTGCCGGTAATTGGTCTGGCGTGGTGGGCTCTCGGTTTCCCGTTCATGAAGCGATACTCCAAGGCCTATCTGGAAAAGCATCCAGAGAAGAAAGGCAAAGACCTGGAAACCACCCGCAAGACCTGCGACAAGTTCCGCAATAACCCGGTGGGGATTTTCAACTTCGTCGAAGGCACACGCTTCACCAAAGGCAAGCACGTACAACAGGGTTCACCGTTCCGCTATCTGCTCAAGCCGAAAGCGGGCGGCATTGCCTTCGTGCTGGATGCCATGGGCGATCAGCTGGAGTCGATCGTCAATGTGACCATTCACTACCCGGCTGGGCGTCCGGGTTATTGGGATTTGCTCTGTGGGAATGTGAAAGACGTGGTGGTGCATTTTCAGGAGCTGAAGATTCCACCGCAGTTCGTCGGCAAGAACTACGACCAGGACGGTGTGTATCGCCTGGAGTTTCAGGGTTGGATCAATCAGCTGTGGAATGACAAGGATGCGCTGCTGGGGCAGATGCACCGGGAGTATCCGTCTAACTGA
- a CDS encoding DUF4198 domain-containing protein: MQQAKPLILLGLLGAMFTTHASAHGLWTEQRRGNIEAIYGDGAEDNAFKAQKISGAWAYDTEGKMIPVTVERLADHARLQPLKPPAALAVALDNGMWSLTADKKWINEGRSKVPGAIESTETFKYSLAIYQPGVKLPKLDQMKLVILPEVDPLTVGPGKSLPVRVLLDGKPAAGVKLVGDYRSAPSTLSTETDAEGRAQVLVRNEGLNVIAAQVEVPVKNSPDVSSRGLFTSLTFLGEPHHE; the protein is encoded by the coding sequence ATGCAACAAGCCAAACCACTGATTCTGCTGGGTCTGCTCGGCGCGATGTTCACCACTCACGCCTCAGCCCATGGCCTGTGGACCGAACAACGTCGCGGCAACATCGAAGCCATCTACGGTGATGGCGCTGAGGACAACGCTTTCAAGGCGCAGAAAATCAGCGGCGCCTGGGCCTACGACACGGAGGGCAAGATGATCCCGGTTACCGTGGAACGCCTGGCCGACCATGCTCGCCTGCAACCACTCAAACCGCCTGCGGCGCTAGCCGTCGCACTGGACAATGGCATGTGGTCGCTGACCGCCGACAAAAAGTGGATCAACGAAGGACGCAGTAAGGTCCCAGGAGCGATTGAGTCGACCGAGACGTTCAAATACAGCCTGGCGATTTACCAGCCGGGGGTGAAGTTGCCGAAGCTCGATCAGATGAAATTGGTGATTTTGCCGGAAGTCGATCCGCTGACGGTCGGGCCTGGCAAGTCGTTGCCGGTTCGAGTGCTATTGGACGGCAAGCCGGCGGCGGGCGTGAAGTTGGTGGGCGACTATCGCAGCGCGCCAAGTACCTTGAGCACCGAGACCGACGCAGAGGGTCGGGCGCAAGTATTGGTGCGTAATGAGGGGTTGAATGTGATTGCGGCGCAGGTGGAAGTACCGGTGAAGAATAGCCCGGATGTGAGCAGTCGCGGACTGTTCACGTCGCTGACCTTCCTTGGCGAACCGCATCACGAATAA
- a CDS encoding DUF3565 domain-containing protein: METALLAAISMGRDLLHKNIERPSLAKQSPESEHNPDRRGATKVSLVTGFHQDEEGHWVAELSCGHTQHLRHQPPWQSRAWVLDPSLRNEKIGQPFDCGWCAQGSVSDNLGD; this comes from the coding sequence ATGGAGACAGCCTTATTGGCGGCGATCAGCATGGGGCGAGACCTTTTGCATAAGAATATAGAAAGACCAAGTTTAGCGAAGCAATCGCCCGAAAGCGAACACAACCCGGACAGACGGGGCGCGACGAAAGTTTCGCTCGTCACCGGCTTTCATCAGGATGAGGAAGGGCACTGGGTCGCCGAACTTTCCTGCGGCCATACCCAACACCTGCGGCATCAGCCTCCGTGGCAATCCCGGGCCTGGGTGCTGGACCCTTCGCTGCGTAATGAAAAAATAGGCCAGCCCTTTGATTGTGGTTGGTGCGCACAAGGCTCGGTTAGCGATAACCTTGGCGACTGA
- the pta gene encoding phosphate acetyltransferase: MQTFFIAPTDFGVGLTSISLGLVRTLERAGLKVGFFKPIAQPHPGDTGPERSTELVARTHGLKPPQPLGLAHVERMLGDGQLDELLEEIITLYQQAAVGKDVLIVEGMVPTRSASYAARVNLHLAKSLDADVILVSAPENEVLTELSGRVELQAQLFGGPKDPKVLGVILNKVKTDESMDAFASRLKEHSPLLRSGDFRLLGCIPYQPELNAPRTRDVADLMSAQVLNAGDYETRRMTNIIICARTMRNTVELLKPGVLVVTPGDRDDIILAVSLAAMNGVPLAGLLLTSDTLPDPRIMDLCRGALQAGLPVLSVSTGSYDTANQLNGLNKEIPIDDRERAEIITDFVAGHLDANWLHQRCGTPREMRLSPAVFRYQLIQRAQAANKRIVLPEGSEPLTVQAAAICQARGIARCVLLAKPADVEAVARAQGIELPPGLEILDPDLIRERYVEPMVALRKTKSLNAPMAEQQLEDTVVIGTMMLALDEVDGLVSGVIHSTANTIRPALQLIKTAPGCTLVSSVFFMLFPEEVLVYGDCVMNPHPSASELAEIALQSADSAAAFGITPRVAMISYSSGESASGEEVEKVREATLLAHEQQHSLLIDGPLQYDAAANETVAKQLAPNSQVAGRATVFVFPDLNTGNTTHKAVQRSADCVSLGPMLQGLRKPVNDLPRGAQVDDIVYTIALTAIQAANRPMDV; the protein is encoded by the coding sequence ATGCAAACTTTTTTTATCGCGCCCACCGATTTTGGTGTGGGTCTGACCTCCATCAGCCTCGGGCTGGTGCGTACGCTTGAGCGGGCCGGTCTCAAAGTCGGCTTTTTCAAACCGATTGCCCAGCCGCACCCGGGCGACACGGGCCCTGAACGCTCCACCGAATTGGTAGCGCGCACCCACGGTTTGAAACCGCCTCAGCCGCTGGGCCTCGCCCATGTCGAGCGGATGCTCGGCGACGGTCAGCTGGACGAGTTGCTCGAAGAAATCATCACCCTTTATCAGCAAGCCGCTGTCGGCAAGGACGTGCTGATCGTCGAAGGCATGGTCCCGACCCGCAGCGCCAGTTACGCGGCGCGGGTCAACCTGCATTTGGCCAAGAGCCTGGACGCCGACGTGATTCTGGTCTCGGCACCGGAAAACGAAGTGCTGACTGAATTGTCCGGCCGAGTGGAGTTGCAGGCGCAATTGTTCGGCGGGCCAAAAGACCCGAAAGTCCTTGGCGTAATCCTCAACAAGGTCAAGACCGACGAAAGCATGGACGCCTTCGCCTCGCGCCTGAAGGAGCACTCGCCGTTGCTGCGCAGTGGCGACTTCCGCCTGCTCGGCTGCATCCCGTATCAACCGGAACTGAACGCGCCGCGCACCCGCGACGTGGCCGATCTGATGAGCGCTCAGGTGCTCAACGCCGGCGATTACGAAACCCGGCGCATGACCAACATCATCATCTGCGCCCGCACCATGCGCAACACCGTGGAGCTGCTCAAGCCCGGTGTGCTGGTGGTGACTCCCGGCGATCGGGACGACATCATCCTCGCGGTCAGCCTCGCGGCGATGAACGGCGTGCCCCTGGCCGGTCTGTTGCTGACCAGCGACACGCTGCCCGATCCGCGCATCATGGATCTGTGCCGTGGCGCCTTGCAGGCCGGCTTGCCGGTGTTGTCGGTTAGCACCGGTTCTTATGACACCGCCAACCAGTTGAACGGTTTGAACAAGGAAATCCCCATCGACGACCGCGAACGTGCGGAGATCATCACCGATTTCGTCGCCGGTCACCTCGACGCCAATTGGTTGCACCAGCGCTGCGGCACTCCACGGGAAATGCGCCTGTCGCCAGCGGTGTTCCGCTACCAACTGATCCAGCGTGCCCAGGCCGCCAACAAACGCATCGTGTTGCCCGAAGGCAGCGAGCCGTTGACCGTGCAAGCTGCGGCGATTTGTCAGGCGCGCGGCATTGCCCGTTGCGTGTTGCTGGCCAAACCGGCGGACGTCGAAGCAGTCGCCCGCGCCCAAGGCATCGAGTTGCCACCGGGCCTGGAAATCCTCGACCCGGACTTGATTCGTGAGCGCTACGTCGAGCCGATGGTTGCACTGCGCAAGACTAAAAGCCTCAACGCGCCGATGGCCGAACAACAATTGGAAGACACTGTGGTGATCGGCACCATGATGCTGGCGCTGGATGAAGTCGATGGGCTGGTGTCCGGAGTCATTCACTCCACCGCCAACACCATCCGACCAGCCCTGCAACTGATCAAGACCGCGCCGGGCTGCACGCTGGTGTCTTCGGTGTTCTTCATGCTGTTTCCGGAGGAAGTGCTGGTTTACGGTGACTGCGTGATGAACCCGCACCCGAGTGCCAGCGAACTGGCCGAGATCGCCTTGCAAAGCGCCGATTCGGCGGCGGCGTTCGGTATCACTCCGCGCGTGGCGATGATCAGTTACTCCAGCGGTGAATCGGCCAGCGGCGAAGAAGTCGAAAAGGTTCGCGAGGCCACATTACTTGCCCACGAACAGCAACACTCGCTGCTGATCGACGGCCCGTTGCAATACGATGCCGCCGCCAACGAAACCGTGGCCAAGCAACTGGCACCGAACAGTCAGGTGGCTGGCCGCGCTACGGTGTTCGTGTTCCCCGACCTGAACACCGGCAACACCACCCACAAAGCCGTGCAGCGCAGCGCCGACTGCGTCAGCCTCGGGCCGATGCTGCAAGGCCTGCGCAAACCGGTGAACGACTTGCCGCGCGGCGCGCAGGTCGACGACATCGTCTACACCATCGCGTTGACCGCGATCCAGGCCGCCAACCGACCTATGGATGTTTAA
- the cysN gene encoding sulfate adenylyltransferase subunit CysN, with amino-acid sequence MSHASDLISEDILAYLGQHERKEMLRFLTCGNVDDGKSTLIGRLLHDSKMIYEDHLEAITRDSKKVGTTGEDIDLALLVDGLQAEREQGITIDVAYRYFSTAKRKFIIADTPGHEQYTRNMATGASTCDLAIILVDARYGVQTQTRRHSFIASLLGIKHIVVAINKMDLNGFDESVFESIKADYLKFAEGIAFKPTTMAFVPMSALKGDNVVNKSERSPWYTGQSLMEILETVEIANDRNYTDLRFPVQYVNRPNLNFRGFAGTLASGIVHKGDEVVVLPSGKSSRVKSIVTFEGELEHAGPGQAVTLTMEDEIDISRGDLLVHADNQPQVTDAFDAMLVWMAEEPMLPGKKYDIKRATTYVPGSITSIVNRVDVNTLAEGPASSLQLNEIGRVKISLDAAIALDGYDSNRTTGSFIVIDRLTNGTVAAGMIIAQPLSHGTSTHHGKLAHVATEERAQRFGQQPATVLFSGLSGAGKSTLAYAVERKLFDLGRAVFVLDGQNLRHDLNKGLPNDRAGRTENWRRAAHVARQFNEAGLLTLAAFVAPSAEGREQARELIGKERLLTVYVQASPTVCAERDPQGLYAAGGDNIPGESFPYDVPLNADLVIDTQSLSLEESVKQVLDLLRKRGAI; translated from the coding sequence ATGTCGCACGCATCTGATTTGATCAGCGAGGACATCCTCGCCTATCTGGGCCAGCACGAACGCAAGGAAATGCTGCGCTTTCTTACCTGTGGCAACGTCGACGACGGCAAGAGCACCCTGATCGGGCGTCTGCTGCACGACTCCAAAATGATCTACGAAGATCACCTGGAAGCCATTACCCGCGACTCGAAAAAAGTCGGCACCACTGGCGAAGACATCGACCTGGCGTTGCTGGTCGACGGCTTGCAGGCCGAGCGTGAGCAGGGCATCACCATTGATGTCGCCTACCGCTATTTCTCCACCGCCAAGCGCAAATTCATCATCGCCGATACCCCCGGCCATGAGCAGTACACCCGCAACATGGCCACCGGTGCGTCCACCTGTGACCTGGCGATCATCCTGGTCGACGCCCGTTACGGCGTGCAGACCCAGACCCGTCGCCACAGCTTTATCGCCTCGTTGCTGGGCATCAAGCACATCGTTGTCGCCATCAACAAGATGGACCTCAACGGCTTCGACGAAAGCGTGTTCGAGTCGATCAAGGCCGATTACCTGAAGTTCGCCGAAGGCATCGCGTTCAAGCCGACCACCATGGCGTTCGTGCCGATGTCCGCGCTCAAGGGCGACAACGTCGTGAACAAGTCCGAGCGCTCGCCGTGGTACACCGGCCAGTCGCTGATGGAAATCCTCGAAACCGTCGAAATCGCCAATGACCGTAACTACACCGATTTGCGTTTCCCGGTGCAGTACGTCAATCGTCCGAACCTGAACTTCCGTGGTTTCGCCGGCACCCTGGCCAGCGGCATCGTGCACAAGGGCGATGAAGTCGTTGTGTTGCCGTCGGGCAAGAGCAGCCGCGTGAAATCCATTGTCACCTTCGAAGGTGAGCTGGAGCATGCAGGTCCTGGTCAAGCGGTGACGCTGACCATGGAAGACGAGATCGATATCTCCCGTGGCGACTTGTTGGTGCACGCCGACAACCAGCCACAAGTGACCGACGCCTTCGACGCCATGCTGGTGTGGATGGCTGAAGAACCGATGCTGCCGGGCAAGAAATACGACATCAAACGCGCCACCACTTACGTGCCGGGTTCGATCACCAGCATCGTCAATCGCGTGGACGTGAACACCTTGGCCGAAGGGCCGGCGAGCTCGCTGCAGCTGAACGAGATCGGTCGGGTCAAGATCAGCCTCGACGCGGCCATCGCGCTGGACGGTTACGATAGCAACCGCACCACCGGTTCGTTCATCGTTATCGATCGACTGACCAATGGCACGGTCGCAGCCGGCATGATCATCGCCCAGCCGTTGAGCCATGGCACCAGCACCCACCACGGCAAACTGGCTCACGTGGCTACCGAAGAACGTGCCCAGCGCTTCGGTCAGCAACCGGCCACCGTGTTGTTCAGCGGCCTGTCGGGCGCTGGCAAAAGCACCCTGGCCTACGCGGTTGAACGCAAGTTGTTCGACCTGGGTCGTGCGGTGTTTGTGCTCGATGGCCAGAACCTGCGCCACGACCTCAACAAAGGTCTGCCAAACGATCGTGCCGGGCGTACCGAAAACTGGCGTCGCGCGGCGCACGTTGCGCGTCAGTTCAACGAAGCCGGTTTGCTGACATTGGCAGCCTTCGTTGCGCCGAGTGCTGAAGGTCGTGAGCAGGCCAGGGAACTGATCGGTAAGGAGCGTCTGCTGACGGTCTACGTCCAGGCCTCTCCGACGGTCTGTGCCGAACGTGATCCGCAAGGTCTGTACGCGGCGGGTGGCGACAACATCCCGGGCGAATCCTTCCCGTACGACGTGCCGCTGAATGCCGATCTGGTGATCGACACCCAGTCGCTGTCGCTGGAAGAAAGCGTCAAGCAAGTGCTGGATCTGCTGCGTAAGCGTGGCGCGATCTAA
- a CDS encoding peptidylprolyl isomerase, protein MLIAANKAVSIDYTLTNDAGEVIDSSAGGAPLVYLQGAGNIIPGLEKALEGKAVGDELTVAVEPEDAYGEYAAELVSTLSRSMFEGVDELEVGMQFHASAPDGQMQIVTIRDLDGDDVTVDGNHPLAGQRLNFQVKIIDIRDASQEEIAHGHVHGEGGHHH, encoded by the coding sequence ATGCTGATCGCCGCCAATAAGGCTGTCTCCATCGACTATACCCTGACCAACGACGCTGGTGAGGTCATCGACAGCTCCGCCGGCGGCGCGCCGCTGGTCTACCTGCAAGGCGCAGGTAATATTATCCCGGGCCTGGAAAAGGCACTGGAAGGCAAAGCAGTCGGTGACGAACTGACTGTCGCTGTAGAACCTGAAGATGCCTACGGCGAATACGCTGCCGAACTGGTCAGCACCTTGAGCCGCAGCATGTTCGAAGGCGTCGACGAACTGGAAGTGGGCATGCAGTTCCACGCTTCCGCTCCGGACGGCCAGATGCAGATCGTCACCATTCGCGATCTGGACGGCGACGATGTCACTGTCGACGGCAACCACCCGTTGGCCGGTCAGCGCCTGAATTTCCAGGTCAAGATCATCGACATCCGTGACGCCAGCCAGGAAGAAATCGCTCATGGTCACGTCCATGGCGAAGGTGGCCATCACCACTGA
- the cysD gene encoding sulfate adenylyltransferase subunit CysD codes for MVDKLTHLKQLEAESIHIIREVAAEFDNPVMLYSVGKDSAVMLHLARKAFFPGKLPFPVMHVDTQWKFKEMYAFRDRMVEELGLDLLVHVNPEGVAQGINPLTHGSAKHTDIMKTEGLKQALDKYGFDAAFGGARRDEEKSRAKERVYSFRDTKHRWDPKNQRPELWNVYNGKVNKGESIRVFPLSNWTELDIWQYIYLEGIPIVPLYFAAERDVIEMNGTWIMIDDERLLNHLSDEDKARIVKKKVRFRTLGDYPLTGAVESEATSLTDIIQEMLLTRTSERQGRVIDHDGAGSMEEKKRQGYF; via the coding sequence ATGGTCGACAAACTGACGCATCTGAAACAGCTGGAGGCCGAAAGCATCCACATCATCCGCGAGGTCGCCGCCGAGTTCGATAACCCGGTGATGCTGTACTCCGTCGGTAAAGACTCCGCCGTGATGCTGCACCTCGCGCGCAAGGCATTCTTCCCGGGCAAACTTCCGTTTCCGGTGATGCACGTCGACACCCAGTGGAAGTTCAAGGAAATGTACGCGTTCCGCGACCGCATGGTCGAAGAACTCGGCCTGGACCTGCTGGTGCACGTGAATCCCGAGGGTGTTGCGCAGGGTATCAACCCGCTCACCCACGGCAGTGCCAAGCACACCGACATCATGAAGACCGAAGGCCTCAAACAGGCCCTCGACAAGTACGGCTTCGATGCGGCATTCGGTGGCGCCCGTCGCGACGAAGAGAAATCCCGAGCAAAAGAGCGCGTGTATTCCTTCCGTGACACCAAGCACCGCTGGGACCCGAAAAACCAGCGTCCCGAGTTGTGGAACGTCTACAACGGCAAGGTCAACAAGGGCGAATCGATCCGCGTATTCCCATTGTCGAACTGGACCGAGCTGGACATCTGGCAGTACATCTACCTCGAAGGCATCCCGATCGTGCCGCTGTATTTCGCCGCAGAGCGCGACGTTATCGAGATGAATGGCACCTGGATCATGATCGACGACGAGCGCCTGCTCAATCACTTGAGCGACGAAGACAAGGCGCGCATCGTCAAGAAGAAGGTCCGTTTCCGTACGCTGGGCGACTACCCGTTGACCGGTGCGGTCGAGTCCGAGGCCACCAGCCTGACCGACATCATTCAGGAAATGCTCCTGACGCGAACTTCCGAACGCCAGGGCCGAGTCATCGATCACGATGGCGCAGGTTCGATGGAAGAAAAGAAACGTCAGGGTTATTTCTAA
- the algW gene encoding Do family serine endopeptidase AlgW, with the protein MLKALRFSGWPLLAGVLIALLIMQRYPEWVGLPSLDVNLQQAPQTLGLQQGPVSYADAVTTAAPSVVNLYTTKVVNKPSHPLFEDPQFRRFFGDNSPKQKRMESSLGSGVIMSPEGYLLTNNHVTSGADQIVVALKDGRETLARIIGSDPETDLAVLKIDLKNLPSITVGRSDNIRIGDVALAIGNPFGVGQTVTMGIISATGRNQLGLNNYEDFIQTDAAINPGNSGGALVDANGNLTGINTAIFSKSGGSQGIGFAIPVKLAMEVMKSIIEHGQVIRGWLGIEVQPLSQELAESFGLSGRPGIVVAGIFRDGPAQKAGLQLGDVILSIDGEPAGDGRKSMNQVARIKPTDKVTIQVMRNGKELKLTAEIGLRPPPAPLKEKEEE; encoded by the coding sequence ATGCTCAAGGCGCTGCGTTTTTCCGGCTGGCCGCTGTTGGCCGGCGTGCTTATCGCTCTATTGATTATGCAGCGTTATCCGGAGTGGGTCGGGCTACCGAGCCTGGACGTCAATCTGCAGCAAGCCCCGCAAACCCTCGGTCTGCAGCAGGGCCCGGTGTCCTATGCCGACGCGGTGACCACGGCCGCGCCGTCGGTGGTCAACCTGTACACCACCAAAGTGGTCAACAAACCCAGCCATCCGTTGTTCGAAGATCCGCAGTTCCGCCGCTTCTTCGGCGACAACTCGCCCAAGCAGAAGCGCATGGAGTCGAGCCTCGGTTCGGGCGTGATCATGAGCCCGGAAGGTTACCTGCTGACCAACAACCATGTGACCAGCGGTGCCGACCAGATCGTGGTGGCGCTCAAGGATGGCCGTGAAACCCTGGCCCGGATCATCGGCAGCGACCCGGAAACCGACCTCGCGGTGTTAAAGATCGACCTGAAAAACCTGCCATCGATCACCGTCGGCCGTTCCGACAATATCCGCATCGGCGACGTGGCCCTGGCCATCGGCAACCCGTTCGGTGTCGGCCAGACCGTGACCATGGGCATCATCAGCGCCACCGGGCGCAATCAGCTCGGGCTGAACAACTACGAAGACTTCATCCAGACCGACGCCGCGATCAACCCCGGCAACTCCGGCGGTGCGCTGGTGGACGCCAACGGCAACCTGACCGGCATCAACACGGCGATCTTCTCCAAGTCCGGCGGTTCTCAGGGCATCGGCTTCGCGATCCCGGTCAAACTGGCGATGGAAGTGATGAAGTCGATCATCGAACACGGTCAGGTGATTCGCGGCTGGCTCGGCATCGAAGTACAACCGTTGAGTCAGGAACTGGCGGAATCGTTTGGTCTGTCAGGACGTCCGGGGATTGTGGTCGCGGGGATTTTCCGTGACGGCCCGGCGCAGAAGGCTGGCCTGCAACTGGGCGACGTGATCCTCAGCATTGACGGTGAACCGGCCGGCGACGGTCGTAAATCAATGAATCAGGTGGCGCGAATCAAGCCGACCGACAAGGTCACCATTCAGGTCATGCGTAACGGCAAAGAACTCAAGCTCACGGCAGAAATCGGTCTGCGTCCGCCACCCGCGCCGCTCAAGGAAAAAGAAGAGGAGTAA
- a CDS encoding Nif3-like dinuclear metal center hexameric protein — protein MAVALSTLVEEADRYLASSKIADYCPNGLQVEGRPQVMRIVSGVTASQALLDAAVEAQADLVLVHHGYFWKGENPCITGMKQRRLKTLLKHDISLLSYHLPLDLHPEVGNNVQLARQLDITVEGPLDPDDLKVVGLVGSLSEPMTPRDFARRVQEVMGREPLLIEGSEMIRRVGWCTGGGQGYIDQAVLAGVDLYLSGEASEQTFHSARENDISFIAAGHHATERYGVQALGDYLARRFALEHIFIDCPNPI, from the coding sequence ATGGCCGTCGCCCTGAGCACCCTGGTCGAAGAAGCCGACCGCTATCTTGCCAGTTCGAAGATCGCCGATTACTGCCCCAACGGTTTGCAGGTCGAAGGCCGGCCGCAAGTGATGCGCATCGTCAGCGGTGTCACCGCCAGCCAGGCGTTGCTGGACGCTGCGGTGGAGGCCCAGGCCGATCTGGTGCTGGTGCATCATGGCTATTTCTGGAAAGGCGAGAACCCGTGCATCACCGGCATGAAGCAGCGCCGGTTGAAAACCTTGCTCAAGCACGATATCAGCCTGCTGTCCTATCACTTACCGCTGGATCTGCACCCGGAAGTCGGTAACAACGTGCAGCTTGCCCGGCAACTGGATATCACTGTTGAAGGCCCGCTTGATCCGGACGATCTGAAAGTCGTTGGCCTGGTCGGCTCGTTGAGCGAGCCCATGACCCCTCGCGATTTCGCCCGTCGCGTGCAGGAAGTCATGGGGCGCGAGCCATTGTTGATCGAAGGTAGCGAGATGATTCGTCGGGTCGGCTGGTGCACCGGTGGCGGCCAGGGTTACATTGATCAGGCGGTGTTGGCTGGCGTCGACTTGTACCTCAGCGGCGAGGCCTCCGAGCAGACGTTCCACAGCGCCCGGGAAAACGACATCAGCTTCATCGCCGCCGGTCACCACGCCACCGAGCGTTATGGTGTGCAGGCTTTGGGTGATTACCTGGCGCGACGTTTCGCCCTCGAGCACATCTTCATCGATTGCCCGAACCCCATCTGA
- the hisC gene encoding histidinol-phosphate transaminase, with the protein MSKFWSPFVKNLVPYVPGEQPKLAKLVKLNTNENPYGPSPKALAAMQTELNDNLRLYPDPNSDLLKQAVAKYYGVQGNQVFLGNGSDEVLAHIFHGLLQHDQPLLFPDISYSFYPVYCGLYGIEFDAVPLDEQFQINPADYAKPNGGIIFPNPNAPTGCLLALDAVEQILKASPDSVVVVDEAYIDFGGETAITLVDRYPNLLVTQTLSKSRSLAGLRVGLAVGHPDLIEALERIKNSFNSYPLDRLAIVGAAAAFEDREYFGKTCRLVIESREKVVAQLEAKGFDVLPSAANFIFARHPKHDAAGLAAKLREQGVIVRHFKQERIAQFLRISIGTPGQNQALIDGLGDL; encoded by the coding sequence ATGAGTAAATTCTGGAGTCCCTTCGTCAAGAACCTGGTGCCTTACGTGCCGGGCGAGCAGCCGAAGCTGGCGAAACTGGTGAAGCTCAACACCAACGAAAACCCGTACGGTCCATCGCCCAAAGCGTTGGCCGCGATGCAGACCGAACTGAACGACAACCTGCGTCTGTACCCGGACCCGAACAGCGACCTGCTCAAGCAGGCTGTTGCCAAGTACTACGGCGTGCAGGGCAATCAGGTGTTCCTCGGCAACGGTTCCGATGAAGTCCTGGCACACATTTTCCACGGTTTGTTGCAACACGATCAGCCGCTGCTATTCCCGGATATCAGCTACAGTTTCTACCCGGTTTACTGCGGGTTGTACGGCATCGAGTTCGACGCGGTGCCGCTGGATGAACAGTTCCAGATCAACCCGGCGGACTACGCCAAGCCGAACGGCGGGATTATTTTCCCTAACCCGAATGCGCCAACCGGTTGCCTGCTGGCGCTGGACGCGGTTGAGCAAATCCTCAAGGCCAGCCCGGATTCGGTGGTCGTGGTCGATGAGGCTTACATCGATTTCGGCGGTGAAACGGCGATCACGCTGGTGGACCGTTATCCGAACCTGTTGGTGACGCAGACCCTGTCCAAGTCCCGTTCGCTGGCGGGCCTGCGGGTTGGCCTGGCGGTGGGGCACCCAGACCTGATCGAGGCGCTGGAGCGGATCAAGAACAGCTTCAACTCCTACCCGCTGGATCGTCTGGCGATTGTCGGGGCTGCGGCGGCGTTCGAGGATCGCGAGTATTTCGGCAAGACCTGCCGGTTGGTCATCGAGAGTCGCGAGAAGGTGGTCGCGCAGTTGGAAGCGAAGGGGTTTGACGTATTGCCGTCGGCGGCGAACTTCATCTTTGCGCGTCATCCGAAGCACGACGCGGCAGGGCTGGCGGCGAAGTTGCGCGAACAAGGTGTGATCGTTCGGCACTTCAAGCAGGAGCGGATTGCCCAGTTCCTGCGGATCAGCATCGGTACGCCAGGACAGAATCAGGCACTGATTGACGGACTGGGCGACCTATAA